A single genomic interval of Lathyrus oleraceus cultivar Zhongwan6 chromosome 7, CAAS_Psat_ZW6_1.0, whole genome shotgun sequence harbors:
- the LOC127103809 gene encoding mitochondrial import receptor subunit TOM40-1 isoform X2, producing MKPLNYTERKLITELSSEPHASQGIVNFDYKGKDYRNQIQLGNGSLLGASYIQSVSNHLSLGEEVLWTGQHQKSGVGYAARYNTDKMVATGQIASTGMALLSYVQKVSLATDLICNFNSMSRDVTASFGYD from the exons ATGAAGCCACTCAATTATACAGAAAGAAAACTCATCACAGAA CTATCAAGTGAGCCACATGCGTCGCAAGGGATTGTCAACTTTGATTACAAG gGAAAGGATTATAGGAACCAGATTCAACTTGGAAATGGATCTTTGCTAGGAGCAAGTTATATTCAG AGTGTCAGCAATCATTTATCATTGGGTGAGGAGGTACTTTGGACTGGTCAGCATCAGAAGTCTGGTGTTGGTTATGCTGCTCGCTACAACACTGATAAAATG GTTGCCACTGGACAAATTGCCAGCACTGGAATGGCCCTTCTAAGCTATGTTCAGAAG GTTTCTCTGGCTACTGATTTAATATGCAACTTCAACTCCATGTCAAGAGACGTCACTGCTAGCTTTGGTTATGACTAG
- the LOC127103809 gene encoding mitochondrial import receptor subunit TOM40-1 isoform X1: MKPLNYTERKLITELSSEPHASQGIVNFDYKGKDYRNQIQLGNGSLLGASYIQSVSNHLSLGEEVLWTGQHQKSGVGYAARYNTDKMVATGQIASTGMALLSYVQKVSDKVSLATDLICNFNSMSRDVTASFGYD; this comes from the exons ATGAAGCCACTCAATTATACAGAAAGAAAACTCATCACAGAA CTATCAAGTGAGCCACATGCGTCGCAAGGGATTGTCAACTTTGATTACAAG gGAAAGGATTATAGGAACCAGATTCAACTTGGAAATGGATCTTTGCTAGGAGCAAGTTATATTCAG AGTGTCAGCAATCATTTATCATTGGGTGAGGAGGTACTTTGGACTGGTCAGCATCAGAAGTCTGGTGTTGGTTATGCTGCTCGCTACAACACTGATAAAATG GTTGCCACTGGACAAATTGCCAGCACTGGAATGGCCCTTCTAAGCTATGTTCAGAAGGTATCTGATAAG GTTTCTCTGGCTACTGATTTAATATGCAACTTCAACTCCATGTCAAGAGACGTCACTGCTAGCTTTGGTTATGACTAG